The DNA window ATCAGCTGAGTTGATCAATTTAAGGCCATCTCTCACCCACTGTATTGCGGCACCACCAACAAAAACACTGCCTTCTAAAGCATAATTTACTTCACCATTGATTTTCCATGCAACAGTGGTCAGTAAATTGTTTTTAGAATGAACGGCCTCTTTTCCTGTATTCATTAATAGGAAGCATCCTGTACCATATGTGTTTTTAACCATTCCTGGAGTAGTACACATTTGTCCGAATAAAGCTGCCTGTTGATCTCCTGCTATTCCTGCAATTGGAATTTTAGTGGAAAATAGAGTAGTTGCTGTTTCTCCATAGATCTCACTGCTTTGCTTAACTTCAGGCAGGATGGCTTTTGGAATATTAAATAACTCTAAAAGTTCATTATCCCACTCTAACGTCTGGATATTAAGAAGCATAGTTCGGCTCGCATTAGAAACATCTGTAATGAACATTTTGCCACGTGTAAGTTTCCATACCAACCAGGTATCAACGGTGCCAAAACACAATTTACCTGCTTCTGCTTTTTCTCTTGCTCCTTCTACATTGTCAAGAATCCACTTTAGCTTAGTCGCTGAAAAGTAAGCATCCAGTACCAGTCCCGTTTTCTCTTTGATCATGTCCGTATATCCTTGCTCTTTTAAAGAGTCACAATATTTAGACGTTCTCCTGTCTTGCCATACGATAGCATTATAAACAGGATCACCAGATTCTTTATCCCAAACGATCGTAGTTTCACGTTGATTGGTAATACCTATTGCGGCAACTTCCAATCCTGAAATACCTGCTTTAGCTATAACTTCAGCTGCTACCGAAACCTGAGAAGACCAAATTTCGTTAGGGTCATGTTCTACCCATCCGGGGGTAGGAAATATCTGTTCAAAACTTTTCTGAGAAACAAATTCTATTTCTCCGCTGTGATTGAATAAAATGGCTCTTGACGAGGTTGTACCTTGGTCCAGAGCGAGAATCAACTTTTCACTCATACTGTGACATTAATTAAGGTTAGATGGGTCTTGGTGAATAAGGAATCAGTAAATATCCTTTCGCCAATTCGATAAACTCTCTTTCCTGCTCATTGGCCCACTGCTCTGAATATCCGTTTTCTTTTGCGATGATGAAAGCGATTTTGTGTGCACTGTCGATCGCAGCTCTAGCATCTAAAAATAATAAACGGACTCTTCGGGCAAGGATATCCTCAATGGTCTGTGCCATTTCGCTTCGGATTGCCCAAATTGCTTCAGCAACTGTAAATGGATGATCAGGATGTATTTTTTCTGAAAATTCAGGATTGCTCTGTTGTAGTTTTTTGATTTCGGGTATGTCTGATCCGTAGACATATAAATGGTTGGTTCGATCAACCGCTTCAGGATTCATATTCCCATGAATGGAAAGATGTTCGGTTTTAGAAGCTGTTGTTCCTAATTGATGAACCTGCATGGCTTTATCTATCGTGTCTTGTGCCATTTTACGGTAGGTTGTCCATTTTCCTCCAATGATAGAAACCAAACCTGTATCAGATGTTACCACTTTATGACTTCGCGAAACTTCTTTCGTACTTTTGCTTCCGTCTTTTGGAGCAGCAAGTGGGCGAAGCCCTGCATACACTGATTTTACATCTTCCCGTGTTGGTTTTTTTGATAAATATTGTCTTGCTGTATTTAGAACAAATTTAATTTCTTCTTCCAGCGCACGAGGCTCAAAACTTTCGCTTTCAAGTAAGGTATCAGTTGTTCCTACTAAAGCTCTGTCGTGCCAAGGAACGACAAATAGAACTCTTCCATCCGAAGTTTTCGGAATCATGATAGCATCATCGCTTTTTAAGAAAGATTTATCCAAAACCAAATGGATTCCCTGACTAGGAACCACAAATTTTCCGTGTTTTGGATTATTCATGTTTAATATGTCATTGGTGAAAACTCCGGTTGCGTTGATAACCACCTTTGCATGAATTTCGAATTGCTGTTTTGTAAACTGGTCTTCAGCAACTACACCAATTACTTTATCAGAATCGTTTTTAATTAGATTAATTACCTTAACATAATTAACAGCCGTTCCACCTTTTTCAATGATCGTTTGTGTTAAGTTAACTGCCAATCGTGCGTCATCAAACTGTCCGTCCTGATAAACGACCCCGCTTGCCAGGTTTTTTTGTTCAATAGTTGGCAGCTTTTCAATTGTTTTTAATTTACTAATGTATCGAGTTTTGCCTAAGCTTAATTTTCCTGCAAGAAAATCGTAAATCGAAAGTCCAATTTTATAATAAATTCCTCCCCACCAAGTATAATTAGGAATGATGAAAGATTGATTCTTTACTACATGAGCGGCATTTTTTGCCAGTAATCCTCTTTCCTTTAATGCTTCCTTTACCAAACCAATATCTCCCTGTGCTAAATACCGTACGCCACCGTGTACCAGTTTTGTACTTCTGCTGGAAGTCGCTTTCGCAAAATCGTGAGATTCCAACAGTAACGTTTTAAATCCTCTGCTTACTGCGTCCAATGCCGAACCTAAACCGCTTGCTCCTCCACCAATGACCAGAAAGTCCCATTCTTTTACGGTGGTTAATTTGCTGAGTTCTTCATTTCGTTTCATAATGTTTCGTTAAGTTTCGAATTCAAAGCTAATAATTAAAAATGAAACTAAAAAGAAAATAAGTGAAATTTTAATGTCTTGAAAAAAAATAATAACTTTGGTGAAAGAAAAAGAATGGAAAAATTAATACCAAGGCATAACGAGATACTGCATGAACTGGACAAAAAAGACTATGTTCTCGTACAAGAGTTATGTGAAAAGTATAATGTTTCTTCAGTTACGATTCGAAAGGATTTGAATTATTTAGAAAGCTTAGGTCTTCTTTTTCGAAATCATGGTGGTGCGAGTAAGCATGTAAGATATGCTTATGAAAAGAATGTAGATGAAAAAGAAACAATTAATGTAGAAGCAAAACAAAGTATTGCTAAAGCTGCTCTAAAGCTGATTGAAGAAAACGACTGTATCATTCTGGCTTCTGGAACTACGATGCATTATCTTGCAAGGATGCTGGTGAACTTCGGAAGGCTTACAGTTCTTACTTCGTCATTAAGGGTTGCATTAGAGCTATGTAACAATCCCAACATTAATATTATACAGTTAGGCGGGGAAG is part of the Chryseobacterium paludis genome and encodes:
- the glpK gene encoding glycerol kinase GlpK, translated to MSEKLILALDQGTTSSRAILFNHSGEIEFVSQKSFEQIFPTPGWVEHDPNEIWSSQVSVAAEVIAKAGISGLEVAAIGITNQRETTIVWDKESGDPVYNAIVWQDRRTSKYCDSLKEQGYTDMIKEKTGLVLDAYFSATKLKWILDNVEGAREKAEAGKLCFGTVDTWLVWKLTRGKMFITDVSNASRTMLLNIQTLEWDNELLELFNIPKAILPEVKQSSEIYGETATTLFSTKIPIAGIAGDQQAALFGQMCTTPGMVKNTYGTGCFLLMNTGKEAVHSKNNLLTTVAWKINGEVNYALEGSVFVGGAAIQWVRDGLKLINSADEINDLAKSVEDNGGVYFVPALTGLGAPYWDQYARGAIVGITRGTTNAHIARATLEGIAFQVYDIVKAMEADAGTGSLELRVDGGASKSDLLMQIQSDLLGVKITRPKTLETTALGAAYLAGLAVGYWKNIDEIQSQWIVDKHFQPELEKEKADKMIHLWNKAVKRSQNWIED
- a CDS encoding glycerol-3-phosphate dehydrogenase/oxidase, with translation MKRNEELSKLTTVKEWDFLVIGGGASGLGSALDAVSRGFKTLLLESHDFAKATSSRSTKLVHGGVRYLAQGDIGLVKEALKERGLLAKNAAHVVKNQSFIIPNYTWWGGIYYKIGLSIYDFLAGKLSLGKTRYISKLKTIEKLPTIEQKNLASGVVYQDGQFDDARLAVNLTQTIIEKGGTAVNYVKVINLIKNDSDKVIGVVAEDQFTKQQFEIHAKVVINATGVFTNDILNMNNPKHGKFVVPSQGIHLVLDKSFLKSDDAIMIPKTSDGRVLFVVPWHDRALVGTTDTLLESESFEPRALEEEIKFVLNTARQYLSKKPTREDVKSVYAGLRPLAAPKDGSKSTKEVSRSHKVVTSDTGLVSIIGGKWTTYRKMAQDTIDKAMQVHQLGTTASKTEHLSIHGNMNPEAVDRTNHLYVYGSDIPEIKKLQQSNPEFSEKIHPDHPFTVAEAIWAIRSEMAQTIEDILARRVRLLFLDARAAIDSAHKIAFIIAKENGYSEQWANEQEREFIELAKGYLLIPYSPRPI
- a CDS encoding DeoR/GlpR family DNA-binding transcription regulator; this translates as MEKLIPRHNEILHELDKKDYVLVQELCEKYNVSSVTIRKDLNYLESLGLLFRNHGGASKHVRYAYEKNVDEKETINVEAKQSIAKAALKLIEENDCIILASGTTMHYLARMLVNFGRLTVLTSSLRVALELCNNPNINIIQLGGEVRKSSTSIVGSISETILAQFSCNKLFLGVDGIDMDFGISTSNAAEAHLNQLMIECSDKVMILADSSKLNKKGFGKIASLDKVDYLITDEAILEEDKKNLEEMGLSVITR